A stretch of the Malus sylvestris chromosome 10, drMalSylv7.2, whole genome shotgun sequence genome encodes the following:
- the LOC126586466 gene encoding uncharacterized protein LOC126586466 isoform X1, whose translation MDDYDYLEGNLITFTFFLQRCFNFQKKDSASLLEKQLSLHTIGLLALIVEGEDKMSEIYGQLLPLISMSLESGHEPAVKLLQCLAVVSFFGATNSEETETAMQVVWNFISAPESAKELLPEVLVAGIYSWMFLLTSMEGWRLSYNYWNGAISYFCNLLEHGDKSVCVAATEALALIFETGSLDKFWRSEEKVPSTIKYSDLQQLLTGNVLTKLKSVYPNMGGDVNAAKKVRQIMIYFQNFCCPGASVAVNGIDLKLSSWYQMIQWQFLKGFIADGFELHMKENEKLWRVFNFDPYEVAEVGEELYASTTDKSRTRFFLPKERDPYLLTKEATKKERVWRNSHLDKARTQLMNKQRRLSQELNSWI comes from the coding sequence ATGGATGATTATGACTATCTGGAAGGAAATTTAATAACTTTTACATTTTTTCTACAGAGATGCTTTAATTTCCAGAAAAAGGATTCGGCTTCCCTCTTAGAGAAGCAGCTTTCGCTTCATACCATAGGCTTGCTGGCCCTGATCGTCGAGGGCGAGGATAAAATGTCCGAAATCTACGGACAGTTGCTTCCCCTGATTTCCATGTCTCTGGAATCGGGACATGAACCGGCGGTGAAGCTGCTGCAATGCTTGGCTGTTGTGAGTTTCTTTGGTGCAACTAACTCGGAGGAGACTGAAACTGCAATGCAGGTTGTTTGGAATTTTATCAGTGCTCCGGAATCTGCGAAAGAGCTTTTGCCAGAGGTTCTGGTTGCCGGAATATATTCTTGGATGTTTCTTCTTACAAGCATGGAGGGATGGCGGCTCAGCTACAACTACTGGAATGGGGCGATTTCTTACTTCTGTAATCTGTTAGAGCACGGCGATAAATCAGTATGTGTGGCGGCTACTGAAGCTCTAGCTTTGATATTTGAGACTGGTAGTTTGGACAAGTTCTGGAGATCTGAAGAAAAGGTTCCGAGCACGATCAAGTATTCGGATTTGCAACAATTGCTGACAGGGAATGTTTTGACGAAACTCAAGTCTGTTTACCCAAACATGGGAGGTGATGTGAATGCTGCGAAGAAAGTCCGCCAAATTATGATTTATTTTCAGAATTTTTGCTGCCCGGGAGCATCGGTAGCGGTCAATGGGATTGATCTGAAGTTATCGTCATGGTACCAGATGATTCAGTGGCAGTTTTTGAAGGGTTTTATAGCTGACGGGTTTGAACTACACATGAAGGAAAATGAGAAGCTGTGGAGGGTGTTCAATTTTGATCCATACGAAGTCGCCGAGGTTGGTGAAGAATTGTATGCGTCTACTACTGATAAGAGCAGGACCCGTTTCTTTTTACCGAAAGAAAGAGATCCGTACTTGCTAACGAAGGAAGCTACAAAGAAGGAGAGGGTTTGGAGGAACTCTCATTTAGACAAGGCGAGAACGCAGTTGATGAACAAACAACGCCGTTTGTCGCAGGAACTGAACAGCTGGATCTAG
- the LOC126586466 gene encoding uncharacterized protein LOC126586466 isoform X2, which yields MSEIYGQLLPLISMSLESGHEPAVKLLQCLAVVSFFGATNSEETETAMQVVWNFISAPESAKELLPEVLVAGIYSWMFLLTSMEGWRLSYNYWNGAISYFCNLLEHGDKSVCVAATEALALIFETGSLDKFWRSEEKVPSTIKYSDLQQLLTGNVLTKLKSVYPNMGGDVNAAKKVRQIMIYFQNFCCPGASVAVNGIDLKLSSWYQMIQWQFLKGFIADGFELHMKENEKLWRVFNFDPYEVAEVGEELYASTTDKSRTRFFLPKERDPYLLTKEATKKERVWRNSHLDKARTQLMNKQRRLSQELNSWI from the coding sequence ATGTCCGAAATCTACGGACAGTTGCTTCCCCTGATTTCCATGTCTCTGGAATCGGGACATGAACCGGCGGTGAAGCTGCTGCAATGCTTGGCTGTTGTGAGTTTCTTTGGTGCAACTAACTCGGAGGAGACTGAAACTGCAATGCAGGTTGTTTGGAATTTTATCAGTGCTCCGGAATCTGCGAAAGAGCTTTTGCCAGAGGTTCTGGTTGCCGGAATATATTCTTGGATGTTTCTTCTTACAAGCATGGAGGGATGGCGGCTCAGCTACAACTACTGGAATGGGGCGATTTCTTACTTCTGTAATCTGTTAGAGCACGGCGATAAATCAGTATGTGTGGCGGCTACTGAAGCTCTAGCTTTGATATTTGAGACTGGTAGTTTGGACAAGTTCTGGAGATCTGAAGAAAAGGTTCCGAGCACGATCAAGTATTCGGATTTGCAACAATTGCTGACAGGGAATGTTTTGACGAAACTCAAGTCTGTTTACCCAAACATGGGAGGTGATGTGAATGCTGCGAAGAAAGTCCGCCAAATTATGATTTATTTTCAGAATTTTTGCTGCCCGGGAGCATCGGTAGCGGTCAATGGGATTGATCTGAAGTTATCGTCATGGTACCAGATGATTCAGTGGCAGTTTTTGAAGGGTTTTATAGCTGACGGGTTTGAACTACACATGAAGGAAAATGAGAAGCTGTGGAGGGTGTTCAATTTTGATCCATACGAAGTCGCCGAGGTTGGTGAAGAATTGTATGCGTCTACTACTGATAAGAGCAGGACCCGTTTCTTTTTACCGAAAGAAAGAGATCCGTACTTGCTAACGAAGGAAGCTACAAAGAAGGAGAGGGTTTGGAGGAACTCTCATTTAGACAAGGCGAGAACGCAGTTGATGAACAAACAACGCCGTTTGTCGCAGGAACTGAACAGCTGGATCTAG
- the LOC126586478 gene encoding serine carboxypeptidase-like 20 translates to MFGRAWPLRAPVRDGIVPTWPELMDSESVPCINDEVATEWLNNETVRKAIHAETDFSWELCTSRIEFYHDSGSMIKYHKNLTAKGYRALIYSGDHDMCVPFTGSEAWTRSLGYKIVDEWRPWTSNGQVAGYTQGYENNLTFLTVKGSGHTVPEYKPREAFDLFSRFLAGKPQ, encoded by the exons ATGTTTGGTCGTGCCTGGCCTCTTAGAGCTCCTGTGAGGGATGGTATTGTTCCAACTTGGCCGGAGCTGATGGATAGTGAAAGTGTTCCGTGTATT AATGATGAGGTTGCTACTGAATGGTTGAACAACGAAACTGTTAGGAAGGCAATCCATGCAGAAACG GATTTTTCATGGGAATTATGCACAAGCAGAATTGAATTTTATCATGATTCTGGAAGTATGATCAAGTACCACAAGAACCTCACTGCAAAGGGTTATCGGGCACTTATATATAG CGGTGATCATGATATGTGTGTTCCTTTCACTGGGAGTGAAGCATGGACTagatcacttggttataagaTTGTGGATGAATGGAGGCCATGGACTTCGAACGGACAAGTTGCTGG GTACACACAGGGTTACGAGAATAACCTCACCTTTCTAACTGTAAAG GGGTCTGGACATACAGTTCCAGAGTACAAACCACGAGAGGCGTTTGATTTGTTTAGCCGGTTTTTGGCTGGAAAACCACAATAA